A genomic segment from Pseudomonas sp. S09G 359 encodes:
- the rpmH gene encoding 50S ribosomal protein L34: MKRTFQPSTIKRARTHGFRARMATKNGRAVLSRRRAKGRARLAV; this comes from the coding sequence ATGAAACGTACTTTCCAACCAAGCACCATCAAACGCGCCCGTACTCACGGCTTCCGTGCTCGCATGGCTACCAAGAACGGCCGTGCTGTCCTGTCGCGTCGCCGCGCCAAAGGTCGTGCGCGTCTGGCAGTTTGA